In the Candidatus Dormiibacterota bacterium genome, one interval contains:
- the lepB gene encoding signal peptidase I, with protein MVVLFLFTFVVRPFSIPSISMIPTLRVADTVLVDVAAYRFRAPRAGDLAVFMPPVPSRGIPFIKRIVGVPGDTIRIAGGVLYRNGKVVREPYDNETPQYDLAVERDTIVVDGKPLNPAVADVPPQAMWQAANRIPAGFYLVLGDNRNYSDDSHLWGFAQFSGPFVAGPLAHRRRARFIGRAVMIIWPLGHLRILR; from the coding sequence TTGGTCGTGCTCTTTCTGTTCACCTTTGTCGTGCGACCGTTTTCTATTCCCTCGATCTCGATGATTCCAACCCTGCGCGTTGCAGACACGGTGCTCGTCGACGTCGCCGCCTACCGCTTCCGCGCGCCGCGCGCCGGCGATCTCGCCGTTTTCATGCCGCCCGTGCCGTCGCGAGGAATACCGTTCATCAAGCGCATCGTCGGCGTTCCCGGCGATACGATTCGCATCGCTGGCGGCGTGTTGTATCGCAACGGCAAAGTCGTACGGGAGCCCTACGACAACGAGACCCCGCAATACGACCTCGCCGTGGAGCGCGACACGATCGTCGTCGACGGCAAGCCGCTCAACCCCGCGGTCGCGGACGTTCCGCCGCAGGCGATGTGGCAGGCCGCAAATCGCATTCCAGCAGGCTTTTACCTCGTTCTCGGCGACAATCGCAACTACTCTGATGATTCACATCTCTGGGGCTTCGCGCAGTTCAGCGGCCCGTTCGTTGCCGGTCCGTTGGCACACCGGCGACGCGCGCGTTTCATCGGCCGCGCGGTGATGATCATCTGGCCGCTCGGTCACCTACGGATTCTGCGGTAG
- the lepB gene encoding signal peptidase I translates to MTPYELLILVALIAVARVVLSVPPLVARSQGRTQTIAHEYLDPFIVAGIAAWLLITFVARTYYIPSASMVPTLEVGDVLLVDKFEYRFHAPHEGDVVVFPPPIPSPDDFIKRVIGLPGDTFRIAHGIVYRNGAPLVEPYIASRPLYDLEVRNYDIYVNDGGGWEPLDPTQANIPPRSMWTAPNRIPPNCFIMLGDNRNDSEDSHIWGFAQDAGRFDSGPRHGQTAGFTGRAFLIFWPPSQVRVLHG, encoded by the coding sequence ATGACGCCGTACGAGCTGTTGATTCTGGTTGCACTCATTGCCGTCGCCCGCGTGGTGTTGAGCGTGCCGCCGCTCGTCGCCCGCTCGCAAGGTCGCACGCAGACGATCGCGCACGAATACCTCGATCCGTTCATCGTGGCGGGGATTGCGGCGTGGCTGCTGATCACGTTCGTCGCGCGAACCTACTACATTCCGTCGGCCTCCATGGTTCCGACGCTCGAGGTCGGTGACGTGCTGCTCGTCGACAAGTTCGAATATCGCTTTCACGCTCCTCACGAAGGAGACGTCGTCGTCTTTCCGCCTCCGATCCCGTCTCCCGATGACTTCATCAAGCGCGTCATCGGATTGCCGGGGGACACGTTTCGCATCGCGCACGGTATCGTGTATCGCAACGGTGCACCGCTCGTCGAACCGTACATCGCGTCGCGACCGCTGTACGATCTCGAGGTCCGCAACTACGACATCTACGTAAACGACGGCGGCGGCTGGGAGCCGCTCGATCCGACGCAGGCGAACATTCCGCCACGGTCCATGTGGACGGCTCCGAATCGCATACCGCCGAACTGCTTTATCATGCTCGGCGACAACCGCAACGACTCCGAGGACTCCCACATTTGGGGATTCGCACAGGACGCCGGCCGGTTCGATTCCGGGCCGCGGCACGGCCAGACCGCCGGGTTCACCGGCAGAGCCTTTCTG